The Castanea sativa cultivar Marrone di Chiusa Pesio chromosome 11, ASM4071231v1 genome contains a region encoding:
- the LOC142615679 gene encoding lysine-specific demethylase JMJ29-like, which yields MARGRKRVVENEKGVEPVKKKRGRGKKVDDQKEEEKVENRGVLAEEEKKEEEEEEAVVNVKRRRGRKPKVVKEVVLEKENHSVLADRQNGGVSGGAGEERKEEEVAVVEKRRRGRKPKKVEENGKRDSAEEKENHPVLADQQKEGNEDEKKGEVVNAKRRRGRKPKVVKEGKEDVLENHEEHNGGVLNGGGEEEKKEEVLNGSVEEEEGIEGVKSRLRNGGIKKVSYAVDNDDSPVKSKRGRKRKKRKQMNANKIEKTAEENGGLEKPKKKRGARKDLAVEEEKGNEEYAERSAGYSLREKRTQIQNPDTAEKINKHDPKWIEEVSLMCHQCQRNDKGRVVRCKKCKRKRYCKPCLDNWYPNIEEDYIAEACPVCRGNCNCKACLRLDVPVKNLKNLDLDISEDEEFEHYKYMLQVLLPFLQRISEEQMVEKNLEAKRQGLLLPDLKIEKADCPIDERVYCDICRTSIFDFHRSCPRCSFDLCLTCCREIRDGHLQGGEEEVVIEYIDRGFDYLHGGEGEKVKLPTETSSMDNIKSKSEWKANEDSTIPCPPEDIGGCGLGILELKCMFSHSSTEKKKKKLMFSEIPVSELVRKAEEIAKTYNLMDVAAAHTQFCPCFNSVGEVDLSNNKLRKAASREGSDDNYLYCLGAQDIQHEDLKHFQWHWSRAEPVIVSDVLESASGLSWEPFVMWRAVRQLKHLKHDRLLEVKAIDCLDCCETDVNIHEFFTGYTEGRYDRCSWPVILKLKDWPPSTLFEERLPRHGAEFICCLPFKEYTHPRKGVLNIAVRLPDESLKPDMGPKTYIAYGATQELGRGDSVTKLHCDMSDAVNILTHTAEVPLKKESLESIENLKKRHFEQDQRELFGDFQVVDEKVETNVSAESCKVTADDKNISSGSGDQNTGITVERADPIVELNGDRGESRLNGKDFSSGSELEKNEEAKVDQENSGGSDTTISGNKLDRLEASQGGAIWDIFRRQDVPKLQEYLNKHFREFRHIHCCPLQQVVHPIHDQTFYLTLEHKRKLKEEYGIEPWTFVQNLGDAVFIPAGCPHQVRNLKSCIKVALDFVSPENVGECIRLTDEFRTLPQNHRAKEDKLEVKKMTIYAMRHVVGCLEQKLRPETTSVSVSKDSK from the exons GAAGAAGAAGCGCGGTAGAGGAAAAAAGGTTGATGATcagaaagaggaagagaaagtgGAAAATCGTGGCGTTTTGGCtgaggaagagaagaaagaagaagaagaagaagaggctgTTGTGAATGTGAAACGGCGTCGCGGGAGGAAGCCTAAGGTTGTGAAGGAAGTggttttggaaaaagaaaatcattctGTTTTGGCCGATCGGCAGAACGGCGGCGTTTCGGGCGGTGCCGGAGAGGAAAGAAAGGAGGAGGAAGTGGCTGTGGTTGAAAAACGGCGTCGCGGAAGGAAGCCTAAAAAGGTGGAGGAGAACGGAAAGCGGGATTCCGCCGAGGAAAAGGAAAATCATCCTGTTTTGGCCGATCAGCAGAAGGAAGGAAACGAAGATGAAAAGAAGGGAGAGGTTGTGAATGCAAAACGGCGTCGCGGAAGGAAACCGAAGGTTGTGAAGGAAGGAAAGGAAGATGTTTTGGAAAATCACGAGGAGCACAATGGCGGCGTATTGAACGGAGGAggagaggaagagaagaaagaagaggtcTTGAATGGTTCAGTTGAGGAGGAGGAAGGGATTGAGGGAGTGAAGAGTAGGTTGAGAAATGGCGGGATTAAGAAGGTTAGTTATGCAGTCGATAATGACGATTCTCCGGTGAAGAGTAAGCGTggaaggaagaggaagaagaggaagcaAATGAATGCTAATAAGATTGAAAAAACTGCAGAGGAAAACGGTGGATTGGAAAAGCCAAAGAAGAAGCGTGGTGCGAGGAAAGATTTGGCTGTAGAAGAAGAGAAGGGGAATGAAGAATATGCTGAAAGGAGTGCTGGCTATTcgttgagagaaaagagaactCAAATTCAAAACCCGGATACTGCTGAAAAGATCAATAAGCATGATCCAAAG TGGATTGAAGAGGTGTCTTTGATGTGCCATCAATGTCAGAGGAATGATAAAGGCAGGGTTGTACGGTGTAAGAAGTGTAAGAGGAAGCGTTATTGTAAACCTTGCTTAGATAATTG gTATCCTAATATTGAGGAGGATTACATTGCGGAAGCTTGTCCAGTATGCCGTGGAAATTGCAATTGCAAAGCGTGCTTGCGTTTGGATGTACCTGTAAAA AATTTGAAGAATTTAGACTTGGATATCAGTGAAGATGAGGAGTTTGAGCACTATAAGTATATGCTACAAGTACTTCTTCCATTTTTGCAACGGATTAGTGAAGAGCAAATGGTTGAGAAGAATTTAGAGGCTAAAAGACAGG GGTTATTGCTTCCAGACTTAAAGATTGAAAAAGCAGATTGCCCTATTGATGAGCGTGTGTACTG TGATATCTGCAGAACTTCTATTTTTGATTTTCACCGAAGCTGTCCTAGATGTTCGTTTGATCTATGTCTTACCTGTTGCCGGGAGATTCGTGATGGACATCTGCAGGGAGGTGAGGAGGAAGTGGTTATTGAGTATATTGACCGTGGATTTGACTATTTGCATGGTGGAGAGGGGGAAAAAGTGAAATTACCTACTGAGACTAGCTCAATGGATAATATAAAGTCAAAATCTGAGTGGAAAGCCAATGAAGATTCTACCATACCTTGCCCCCCTGAAGACATTGGTGGTTGTGGTCTTGGTATTCTTGAGTTGAAATGTATGTTCTCACACTCATCaacagaaaaaaagaagaagaaacttaTGTTCTCAGAAATTCCGGTTTCAGAGTTGGTGAGAAAAGCGGAAGAAATTGCCAAAACTTACAACTTAATGGATGTGGCTGCTGCTCATACGCAATTTTGTCCGTGTTTCAATTCAGTTGGTGAAGTGGACTTGAGCAATAATAAGTTACGGAAAGCAGCTTCTCGAGAAGGTTCTGATGACAACTATTTGTATTGCCTGGGGGCCCAAGATATACAACATGAGGATTTGAAGCATTTCCAGTGGCATTGGAGTAGagctgagcccgtgattgtgaGTGATGTACTTGAATCTGCATCTGGTTTAAGCTGGGAGCCATTTGTCATGTGGCGTGCAGTCCGTCAATTGAAACATCTCAAACACGATAGATTGTTGGAAGTTAAGGCCATTGATTGCTTGGATTGTTGTGAG ACTGATGTCAATATCCATGAGTTCTTTACTGGGTATACAGAGGGTCGGTATGACCGTTGTTCGTGGCCTGTGATACTGAAACTAAAAGATTGGCCTCCATCTACATTATTTGAGGAACGCTTGCCACGTCATGGTGCTGAGTTTATCTGTTGCTTGCCGTTTAAGGAATATACACATCCACGCAAGGGTGTTCTAAACATTGCTGTCCGGTTGCCTGATGAATCTCTCAAGCCAGATATGGGTCCCAAGACGTATATTGCGTATGGTGCTACTCAGGAGCTTGGCCGTGGGGACTCTGTCACCAAACTTCATTGTGACATGTCTGATGCG GTAAATATTTTGACACATACTGCTGAAGTGCCACTTAAAAAGGAGAGCCTTGAGAGtatagaaaatttgaaaaagaggCACTTTGAGCAAGACCAAAGGGAATTATTTGGAGATTTTCAAGTTGTGGATGAAAAGGTTGAGACTAATGTATCTGCTGAGTCTTGTAAAGTTACTGCTgatgataaaaatattagtaGTGGATCTGGGGATCAAAACACTGGTATAACTGTTGAACGGGCTGATCCTATTGTTGAACTTAATGGTGATCGTGGTGAGTCAAGGTTGAATGGGAAAGACTTTTCAAGTGGATCAGAGCTGGAAAAGAATGAAGAGGCAAAAGTGGACCAAGAAAACAGTGGTGGGAGTGATACTACAATTTCTGGAAATAAGTTGGACAGGTTAGAAGCTTCTCAGGGTGGTGCCATCTGGGACATTTTCCGGAGACAAGATGTTCCGAAGCTGCAGGAATATCTTAATAAGCACTTCCGGGAATTTAGGCACATCCATTGTTGTCCATTGCAGCAG GTTGTTCACCCTATACATGATCAAACATTTTATCTGACTTTGGAGCACAAAAGAAAGCTCAAGGAGGAATATG GAATTGAACCGTGGACATTTGTCCAAAATCTTGGAGATGCTGTCTTCATTCCTGCTGGCTGTCCTCATCAAGTAAGAAATTTAAAG TCTTGCATAAAGGTTGCACTCGATTTTGTCTCACCTGAAAATGTTGGTGAGTGCATCCGTTTGACTGATGAATTCCGTACACTTCCCCAGAATCATAGGGCAAAGGAGGACAAGTTAGAG GTGAAGAAAATGACTATTTATGCTATGAGACACGTTGTAGGATGTTTGGAGCAGAAACTAAG GCCTGAGACGACGTCAGTTTCTGTTTCCAAAGATTCAAAGTAG